GGCAAACCCCAAAGTCCAGCCCGTTTGGGATTCGGTTGTAGAGGAGATCGCTGGAGATGGTCTGGTCGAGAAGGTCGTCCTCAAGAACGTCAAGACCGGAGAGCTCTCCGATCTTCCTGTCTCCGGCGTATTCATGTTCGTCGGCAACACCCCTAACGCCGAGCTGGTGAAGGATCTTGTGGAGACCGAAAAAGGCGGTTGGGTGAAGACAAACGAGAAGATGGCTACCTCCATGAAGGGCCTCTTCGCCGCAGGTGACCTCAGGGATAAATCCCTTCGTCAGGTGGTAACCGCCGCATCCGACGGTGCTATCGCTGCTATGTCGGCCTACGAGTATATTGCGGAGCACTTCTAGAGGTACTATACTTACAGGGCAGGGGCGAGGTGTTCGGCACCTTGCCCCTTTTTTATAGACCGAAAAAGGAGGGAGCCCGATGATCGTTACGGTTACACTAAATCCGGCTGTGGACGAAGGCTACGTTGTCGAGGATTTTTCCCCTGGCGGATGGTTCAGGGCCAGGTCTTCCCAGAAATCTCCAGGAGGGAAGGGTATTAACGTCTCTTTGCTACTGGATCAGCTGGGGCACGAATCTGCGGCTATGGGTTTTCTCGCAGGTTTCAGCGGGGATTATATAAGAGATGCCCTGAGACGGAGGAGGATAACGACGAACTTCGTCCACGTTCCTGGGGATACCCGATCCAACGTCTACGTATTGGACAGGCTTGGAAAGGTTGAGACCGGTATCTCAGAGACCGGGCCTTTCATCCCTCCCGATGCCCTTAGCCGCTTTATGGCCAACTACCGTCGTATGCTGTCCAGGGCCTCTACCGTAGTTCTCGGAGGGTCTATCCCTCCAGGTGTCCCTCAGGATATATACAGGGACCTTATCTCCATGGCGAAGGAGTTAGGGATAACCACCTTTGTCGACGCCGCAGGACCTGCTTTTATGGCGGCTATAGATGCCGGTCCCTCTTTCGCTAAGGTCGATCGCCGCTTTATGTCAAAGTTGGCGGGGAAGTCCCTCTTTTCCCTGGATAACCTGATAGAGGCGGTGACCGACGTCCACGTTCACGGCGCAGGATGGGCTGTATCCTCCTACCACATATATGGGGATCTGTTTTTTACACCGGAGGGCATATATCTGGCCACTATGGCCGATCGTAGGGACGTTGTCTCCATGTTCAGTGCGGGGGACGCCCTGGTGGCTGGCCTTGTGGTGGCCAACGAGGAAGGTATGGAAGTGGAGGAAGCTATAAGGTTCAGCATGGCCTGCGCTATGGAGGACGCCGCTCATCTGGAAAAAGGGGTCGGGAGCAGAGAGGACGTTCTGAGCTATATGGACAAGGTAGACTTAGAAAAAATTCGCTAAGAGATAAGCTAGAATCGTCCGAAACAAAGGACGAAAGGTGGGGATGTTCATGGAACAGAAAAATCAGGACGCACAGCTTGCCTATCAGATTACGAGGATAAGAACCGCTTCAAGGGAGCAGCTTTTGTTAATAACCTACGATATAGCCATAAGGTTTTGTCTCACTGCGGAGAACTCCTTAGGTAAGTCCGACCTGGAGGAGACCCATGTTTCCCTTATCAAGGCCCAAAACGCCGTCAGAGAGCTGTCGGTCTCCCTTAACCCTGAGATAGGCGGCGAGGTGGTCGAGAACCTTAAAGGACTGTACGATTTTATGCACCGAAGCCTGGTAGAGGCCAACGTGGAGAAAAAGCCGGAAAAGATAGCTATGGTTAGATCTATGCTGGAAGAGCTGAGAGACACCTGGAAAGAGGCAGGTGAAAAGCTCCGAAAGGAAGCTCTAGCTGAGTCGGACCCTGAGCCCGTCGCCGCAGGGGGAGGGATAAGCTTTGCGGGATAAGGTCAGGTTAAAGGTCTCTGAACTTCTTTCATCGGAGCTGGAGCTTTATCGAGAGCTCGAAGCCCAGGTAGATCTGGAGATCAAGGCTATCGATGCCGACGATATGGATCTGTTGTTGAAGATACTCCAGGATAAGCAATCGATAATATCCCGACAGGAAATGCTCATGGAAAAGTGGGCTGACGTATCCAGAGATCTCGGTGTCTCTCAGGGCAGAGAGGAGCCGGTGTTCTGGAGGGCTCTGGCGTCTATGGTAGGGGATGAGGGGTACGAGGACCTCAAGGAAAAGGTCAGACTTCTTCAGAATATCGTGAGCTCCACCTTGAAGTCGGAGGAACTGGCCCAGAGCAATATGGGAGCCAAGGTCTCGGAACTGCGAAAGAGAATGTCCCGTGTAGCGGACGGTAAAAAGGCGGTCAGAGGCTATATGGGCAGTATCTAGTCCTTCTTGGCTTTGGTTCAGGAGGGTGAGGGTCTATGATTATTATGAGATTCAAAAAAATGGCTGAAACAGCCATTTTTTTGTTATTTGTGCTCTTTTGTTCTCCCTCCTGGGGGGACGAACTATCCAGGGAGATTGCCCTAGGAAATAAGGTGGCCTCTCAGATAGAATCAAACTGGTCCATTGTCTCCGATCCCGTGAAGGTGGCCAGGGTCGAGATGGTATTTAACCGTCTGCTGCCTTACGTCTCCCGGTCTCTCCCTTACGAGGTCAAGATAGTGGATCTGGAGATGATAAACGCTTTCTGTATCCCCGGAGGGAGAATATACGTCACCACCGGCCTTTTGGATTTCGTCAGGAGCGACGGAGAGCTGGCGGCTATTTTAGGCCACGAGCTTGCCCACGCCGATAAAAACCACGTGATGATCCAGGCGGAGAGGTCAAAGAGGCTATCGCTCGCCACTTTAGCCATCATTATAGCCTCCCAGGGGCAGGCGGCAGCGGCGATGATGGCGGGAATAGCTCAGATCGCCGTAACCAACGGATACAGCAGAGATCTGGAGAGAGAGGCGGACCTCCTAGGGGTTAGCATGGTCTGGAAGGCGGGATATCCCCCGGCGGCCTCTTTGACGGTTATGGAAGGTCTCGCGGAGGATCAGATGAAAAGACCTTACACCGATCCAGGGATCTTCATGAGTCATCCCAGAATACAGGAGAGAATAGAATTTATAAGGCAGGTAATCAAGGACAACCGTTGGCCTCTGAGCAGAAAAAAAGCCCTTAAGTCGCTTATACCGTCGGTTGAGGAGGATAACGGAAGGTTTTATCTTAGTCTGGACAGGAATGTAATATGGACCTCCTCCGATCCTGAGTCGTCGGAGCTGTTTTACGGGATTTCCGAGGTGTTAGAGCGACATCTCGAGTTGGAGACTTCCCCCCACGATCTTGAAGTAGTGCAGGTAAGGGGATCGGAAACCCTGGTGCTTTCGGGACGTAAGGTGGCACAGGAACCTCTCCCCGATGGACTATCTCTGATGGTTTTGAGGGATAATATAGTGAAGGCCTTGACGGAGGCGAAGAGAAAAAACCCCGTCGCAGAGTATCTCAATTAAGCCCCATGTCTCTGTGACGCTAGAAAGGATCGGTAAAATGTATCTTTCCCTTTATCGTAGATATAGACCTCAGTCCTTCGGGGACGTTACGGGACAGGATAGAGCGGTGTCGGTCATAAGTCAGGCCGTTAAAAAGGGAAACGTAGGGCACGCCTATCTTTTTTCCGGTCCCCGAGGATGTGGGAAAACCACCGTCGCCAGGATATTCGCAAAGGCGGTAAACTGCGAGAATCCCTCGGGGGACGGGGAGCCATGCAATGTATGTAAATCCTGTGTGAGCATAACAGAAGGGAACTGTCTCGACGTTGTGGAGATAGACGGTGCCTCCAACAACCGTGTGGACGAGATCAGAGATTTAAAGAGCCACGTAGGGTTAGCCTCCTTCTCCTGTCCCTGGAAGGTATATATAGTGGACGAAGTCCATATGCTGTCTATTGGTGCCTTTAACGCCCTTCTCAAAACCCTGGAGGAGCCTCCAGAATCGGTTCTGTTCATACTCGCCACTACCGAACCCTTTAAGGTCCCTGTTACCATAAGATCTAGGTGTCAACATATCCCTTTTCACTCTATCGCCATGGAGGATATGGTCAAGAGGATAAGTCTTGTCGCTATCTCTGAGGGCCTCGAATGTCAGGATGAAGCGATCTGGGAGATCGCAAGACAGGCCGACGGTGGCCTCCGAGATGGCCTTTCCCTTCTGGAACAGGCTATGGCCCTCTCGGACGGAGAGCTTTCTCTCGCTTCGGTAGAGAAACTTACCGGAGGGGGAAGTCACGGAGAGCTATGTCGCTGGGTGAAAGGCTTTTCTCCAGAGATGGGCTCCGATTCTCTTGTTGGCTTAGACGATATGTTCTTGAGAGGGGCGTCGGTGGAGAGGGTCCTGTCCGGTCTTTATCGCATATTCAGAGATCTCTGGATAGTCTCCCGGTGGGGAGATAAAGGTCTCGGTGCCCTTAATCCCTCTCCTTGGGAGAAGGATTTTATAAAAGAGACCGTTTCCCGATGGGACGAGGGCTTTTTTCGGGATATGATGGACCTGTGTGGATCCCTTATACCTCAGTGCAGACGGGGGCTTAGAAAAGACGTGTTCTCCGGTATGATGGTCTCCGCTATGATCCCGTCCTCCCCCCATCGCAAGGTCTCCAAGGCGGACGTACCGAAGGTCGACGATAAAAACGATGTATATATCAAACCTGAGGTCCTTCCTGCTTCCGCTCCTGTTGCCGATCCTGAATGGGATCCCTCTAAAACTCCACCTTTATTTTCCCACTTTGGGGATATTCCTCACATAGTATCGGCCTTGGCGTTTTGTTCCATAAGCAGGGATAATTCCATATATAAGGTACATGTCCCCGACGGCAGGCCCTACAGTTTCGAGATGTTATCGGTAGATAGAACCGCCTATATGCTACAGTCCGCCTTGGCCGATGAGGGCTGGGAAGGGGCTCTATCCCTGGTATGGAAGGATCGGGTTCGGAACTTTCCCTCTCTGTCCTCCATAAATTCCCCCGATCTTCCCGTCTCGACCGGTGACGATCAAAATAGCGACGGAGATCCCTATGAGGAGGACTCGGAGGAAGAAGGACCTATTCAGGAGGAGAGAGGGATCCTGAGGGCCCTGAAGATGGTCAGATCCCAGGTCTCTGGAGAGGTGCTGTATTTCCGAAAGGACGAGGAAGCCGATAGGGAGGATGATGTAGAAGTTGAGTAACGAGAGAAATTTTGTACACCTTCATCTCCACACCGAGTATAGCCTGCTAGATGGTGCAATCCGGTGTAAGGAGGTCGCCCAGAGGGCGGCAAAATGGGGGATGCCGGCGGTCGGTATATCGGACCACGGGGTTATGTATGGAGTGGTCGAATTCTATCAGGCCTGCAAAGACGCAGGGGTCAAGCCTATAATAGGTTGCGAGCTTTACGTGGCTACCGGAGGGATTACCGAAAGAAGCAGGGAAAACACTATGAGCCACCTCCTGCTTATAGCGGAGACTAATCAAGGGTATCATAATTTAGTGAAACTTGTGTCTATAGCTAATACGGATGGTTTTTATTATAAACCCAGAGTGGATCACGCCCTTTTAGCTAAATACAGCGAGGGTATTATCGCCTGTTCCGCCTGTCTAGGGGGAGAGATACCTCAGCTTATTCTCCAAGGAGACAGGGAGAAAGCCCTTGAAAGGGCGGTTATGTACCGGGATATCTTTGGAAAGGATAATTTTTTTCTCGAGATACAGAATAACTCGATACCTCAACAGGCCATAGTAAACAAGACCCTTATAGAGATGGCGAGGGAAGAGGGATTTCCTCTGGTAGCCACAAACGATGCTCACTACATGGACGAGGAAGACTACGATTGGCACGAGATACTGCTGTGTGTCGGTACGAACGCCACTATGGATGATCCTAAGAGGCTGTCTTTTGAGACCAATGATTTTTACTTCCGTTCCGCCAAAGAGATGTGGGAGTTCTTTGGAGACGACGCCCCCGATGCCCTTGAGAATACCCTGAAAATAGCGGAAAGATGCGATGTGACCTTTGAGCTTGGAACCAGGGACTACCACCTTCCAAAGTTCGACATTCCAGAGGGAGAGACCCTTGAGACTGCCCTGGAGAAGGCCGCTTTCGCTGGGTTGGAGGAGAGGCTTAAAGGAGAGCCTATCCCCGAGGATTACGTTAAGAGGCTTGAGTACGAGATTTCGGTCATAAATCAGATGGGCTTCCCAGGGTACTTTCTCATTATCGCCGACGTCATCCAAGCCTGTAAGGATAGAGGTATCCCTATAGGACCGGGAAGAGGCTCCGCCGCAGGTTCTTTGGTTGCCTACTCTATGAAGATAACCGAGCTCGATCCTATCAAGTACGGTCTTATATTTGAGCGATTTTTGAACCCCGAGAGGGTCACTATGCCCGATATCGACACCGACGTCTCCGATAAAGGTCGAGAGGATCTTCTCAAATACGTGGTGGAGAAATACGGTGTGGAGAACGTCTCTCAGATAATCACCTTTGGAAGGATGAAGACTAAGGCCGCCATAAAAGACGTCGGCAGGGCCATGGGAATACCTTATGCGGAGGTCGATAAGGTCGCCAAACTGGTTCCTGACGGGGTAAAATCCATAGAGGACGCCATCTCCCTCACCCCGGAGCTTAAGGGAATAAGGGACAGCGATCACAAAATGAGAACCCTCCTTGAAAGTGCCTCCAAGATAGAGGGATTGGCTAGACATTGCTCCCAACACGCCGCAGGGGTGGTCATAACCCCTATGCCTCTTACAGACCTTGTTCCGGTGAGAAAGATAGGGGAAAATCAGGTGGTTACCCAGTTCTCCATGGATCCTGTAGAGAGACTTGGTCTGGTAAAGATGGACTTCCTCGGCCTTCAGACTCTGTCCATACTGGAGGAGGCCCTAGAAAACATCAAGGCAAACGGTAAAGAGGTCCCGGATATCAACGATCTCCCTATGAACGACGAGGCTACCTATAAAATGCTCCAAAACGGCGATACTTTAGGGGTTTTCCAGTTGGAATCTCCCGGTATGAGGCGACTTCTGAAGAAGATGCTTCCTGACTGTTTCGAGGACCTTATCGCCGTTCTGGCCCTGTACCGTCCTGGTCCCCTTGAGAGCGGTATGGTCGACCAGTACGTCGAATGCAAACACGGCAGATCAACCGCTCATTACTTTCACCCTGTACTGGAGGATGTCCTTAGGGAGACCTACGGTGTAATCCTTTATCAGGAACAGGTAATGAAGTGTGCCTCCTCCCTGGCGGGATATACCCTTGGAGGAGCCGACCTTCTCCGAAGGGCGATGGGCAAGAAAAAGGTCGAGGTAATGAACGAGCAGAGGGCTATTTTCCTGGAAGGCGCTGCCTCTCAGGGAGTGGATCGTTCTAAGGCCGACGAGATATTTGACATCATACAGAAGTTCGCTGGTTACGGCTTTAACAAATCTCACAGTGCTGCTTACGCTCTTATAAGCTACCAGACCGCCTATCTCAAGGCTCACTTCGATCGAGAGTTTATGGCTGCCTATCTCACCAGCCAGATAGGCGCTAAAAAGGACGTCATGGCGGCCTACGTGAGGGAGGTTCGAAAGGCGGGGATGCCGGTGTTACCGCCGGATATAAATCAATCCCGCTCGGCCTTCACCGCCGCAGGTCCGGTCATAAGATTCGGGCTTGAAGCGGTGGGAAAGGTAGGAGGAAACGCCGTAGAGGCGGTAGTCCGAGCCAGAAAGGAAGGCGGCCCTTTCTCCAGCCTTTGGGATTTTCTTGACAGGGTGGATATTCATTGTATAAACAAAGGTGTAATGGAAAACCTCATAAAGTCAGGTGCCTTTGACTCCATCAGTCCTAACAGAAAACAGCTGATGGAGTCCTTCCCCTCTATGATGGACTACTCTTTGAAGAAAAACTGCGACGGAGATCAATGCTCTCTCTTCGGGGAGGGAGAGGTCGGCATACCGGAGATGGTAGAGGTGGACGACTACGATCTTCAGGAGAAGCTGGAGATGGAGAAAGAATCTATCGGGATGTATATCTCAGGTCACCCTTTTGAACGTCATCAGTCCCAGGCGTCTCCCTACGTCAACTGCACTATTTCCGATCTCGAGCACTGGAGGAGCGATAGGGTTTTGCCCTGTTTCGCTGGCCTTCTGGTGGGAGTTTCGGAGAAGTACACCAAGCGAGGTGACCCTATGGGTATTTTGAGGTTCGAGGACTGTGACGGAGAGATAGAGGTGGTCTGTTTCCCTAAACCTAGAGAGGGAAAGCCCTGGCTTGACGTAAAGCCGTCTCTCCTATCGGGCAAGCCCTATATCGTCAGAGGTGCGGTACAGGACAGAGGCGGGGTCAACATACTGGCCAACGATATAGTCCCTCTTGACGGAGATCTCGAAAAAAAGCACCGATACGTGGAGATCTCCCTCAGAGAAGAGGCCTTTCATGGAGGGGTTTTTCGTGATTTTATGAGGGTGCTCAAGGGGCACCCTGGGAACAGCTCCGTTCTTCTCAAACTTGAAGGAGATCACGAAAGGGCGTTGGTAGCTCTGGAGGATGTCAAGGTAAAACCGGGGAAGGCACTCCAGGTGGGTCTGGAGGGATTGCTCTCTGATATGGTGTCTCTAAGGTGTTGAGACCTAACAGAAAGGATTGGTGTCAGATGAATCGCAGGAAGGTAAAGATAATATGTACCCTAGGGCCTGCAAGTTCCAATAGAGATATCTTAGGGGCCATGATGGGTGCCGGTATGACCGTAGCCAGGCTTAATTTCAGCCATGGGACCCACGAGGGACACCTCCAGACTTTGAACATGGTCAGAGAGCTATCGAATGTCTACGGTGGCCCGGTGCCGGTGATGCTGGATACTAAGGGGCCGGAGATACGAACAGGCCTTGTTGAAGGCGGATCGGTCGAGATGGTCCAGGGAGAGATCTTTGCTCTCCGTACGTCCGACGATGCACTAGGAGATAGCTCTGGGGTGTGGGTAACCTACCCTCTTTTAGGTAAAGAGGTAAAGCTAGGACAGGATATATATATCGATGACGGCACGATTCACCTGAAGATATACGCCATAGAGGAGGACAAAATTCTCTGTAAGGTAGTGGTAGGGGGGACTCTAGGCAACAGGAAGGGAATCAACGTGCCTGGGGCTAATTTCTCCTTTTCCGCTATGTCCGATAAGGATCGGGAGGATATCCTGTGGGGTGTCAAGAACGACGTGGATTTTGTGGCGGTGTCTTTCGTAAGGGACAGAAACGACGTTCTCGCCGTGAGAAAGGTCATAGAGGACGCCGGTGGAGAGATCAAGATTATAGCCAAAATTGAGACCCGTCAGGGAGTCGAAAATATACACGAGATAGCCGACATAGTGGATGGCATGATGATAGCGAGAGGGGATCTAGGGGTAGAGATTGCCACTGAAGAGGTCCCTCTGGTTCAAAAGCGTATCATCGATATATGCCGATCCCAGGGAAAGCCTGTCATAGTCGCTACCCAGATGCTCGACTCTATGATACGCAATCCCAGGCCAACCAGGGCGGAGGCCAGCGACGTCGCTAACGCCGTTTTGGACGGCGCCGACGTTCTCATGCTCTCCGGTGAGACCGCAGCGGGCAAGTATCCCGTCGAATCGGTGGAGACCATGAGCCGTATTATAGCTAAAGCGGAGGAACAGCTCAAAAGATGGCAGAGGCCTTTCGTCGTCCCATCGGTCCCCAAAAGCGTTCCCGATGCGGTCAGCATGGCCGCTGTGGAGATCGCCGCTAAAACCGAGGCAAAGGCCATCCTTTCCCTTACCAGAAGCGGGATAACCGCCAGAATGGTCAGTAAATATCGACCTGATTGCCCTGTTATAGCTACCACTCCATCGGAGAAGACCCAAAAGGAACTCTCCCTCAGTTGGGGCGTGATACCTATATTTAAAGGCAGTGAGGGATCGGAGGATCAGGCCATAGAGGGTGCGGTCGGTGAAGCTATGAAAAAAGGTCTCCTGTCCGAGGGCGATATGGTAGTCATAACCGCCGGAATGCCTCTAGACTTGCCTGGAACCACCAACATGGTACGGGTTCATACCATAGGCCGTATGGTTGTCAGAGGGCTAGGTGTTATCCCAAGGATAATGGCAGGAAAGGTTTTTTGTGCTACTACTCCGGAGGAGGCTCTATCTATGCCTGATGGAGCCATACTGGTTACTCCCTCTACCGACAGGGATTACCTTCCTGCCCTCAGAAGGGCGGGAGCGCTAGTAACCGAGGAGGGGGGGCTGACCTCTCCATCCGCTATATTTTCCCTGGAGTTAGGTCTTCCATGTATAGTAAACGCCGTTGGCTGTACTGGAATTATGAAGACCGGCTCGGTGGTCACCGTGGACAGCGGTAAGGGGTTTGTCTATGAGGGAACGGTCAACGTTGGAGGTTAGTCCCTACGTGGAATGGTCCAACTTTTTCGACGATAAAACTCCCTATAGGTGGGGAGCCGTCCTCGTGTCGTTGTTCGATATGCCTCAAGGGCCTAGAATAGCCTTTATTCTTCGCCCTGAATCGATGAAAATTCACGCTGGTCAGGTAGCTTTCCCAGGGGGCTCGGTGGACGTAGGTGACAGAACTCCCTGGGATACCGCCTGCCGAGAGGCCTATGAGGAGATAGGTGTGGTGGAGGACGACTTGGTGTATATGGGATATCTATCCCCAGAAGATGTCCTGGTAAGTCGCTTTAAGATCGTCCCCGTTCTCGCCAGAGGGGCTCGCCCTATGACGGAAAAGGACTTTAGCCCTAGCCCTCAGGAGGTATCCAGGCTTATATTTTGCGATCCTACAGGTATATCCTCCAATCCTTTAACCGTAGAGGGAGAATATAACGGGACGCGCTACGACTATCCTGTATATCCCTTAGATGAGGGGATCGATATATGGGGTGCTACGGCGAGAATACTCAGGAGATCTCTTGATTCAGGGATTCTGTCTTTTGATGGGCTAAAATCTTAGCGAGGGGGAAAAAGAGTGGCGGAGATATTGAAACACGTAAAATGGCAGGACATAGTGGATATTCTGGTAATTTCCTTTGTCGTGTATCGTCTTCTTATGCTTCTTTACGGAACCAGAGCAATGCAGCTCGTCAAAGGGCTATTGGTTATAGGCCTGCTCTCCGCCCTGGCCAGATTGCTCGAATTATCCACGATATCCTGGTTTATGGGTCAGATTCTTGGAATAATGGTTATAGCCGTCCCTATCGTCTTTCAGCCGGAGTTGAGAAAAGTCCTTGAAGAGCTTGGAAGGGGAAACATATGGAAAAGGCATAAGGTTCAGAGGCGGGCTGAATCCATCGCTGATGAGATATCCAAGGCCCTGATATACATGAAGAGCCAGAGGATAGGCGCTCTTTTGGTTTTACAGAGAGAGACGGGGCTAAAGGATTTCTGGAGGACAGCGGTCATACTGGACGCTGCTATCTCTCAGGAATTGCTTATCTCTCTTTTCTGGGTCAACAACCCTCTGCACGATGGGGCGGTAATACTGGATCAATCCAGAATAATAGCCGCCGGATGCTATCTGCCTCTGACGGAAAACAGCGAGCTTTCCAGATGGATAGGCACCAGACACAGGGCAGGGCTTGGGGTTACCGAGGTCTCCGATTCGATCTCTCTTATAGTGTCCGAGGAGCGGGGAGAGGTCTCTCTGGCTATAAATGGTCATCTTTCGAGAAACCTGAAAGACGACCAGGTCCATAAATTGCTGGTCCATTACTTCTCCGACGAGGATACCTCTCAACAGTCTTTCCTGGACACTTTGCGTGAAGAGATAAAGTCCCTAGGGGCCAAGGAGGTTTAATATGGCTTTATTCAATAAAGATGGAGACGTTTTCCTTGGTTCCAAGATATTGCTTCAGATTATTTCTCTGTTGATCGCTGTAGCCTTATGGTTTTTTGTCAACGGAGAGTCCGGTGGGGATACGGAGAAGGAGCTTTCCTGTCAGGTCAGTTTTCTGAATTTATCCTCCGAGTTAACCTTAAAATCAAACTTAGAGAAAATAGATATAGGGGTCTTAGGTACTAGAGATGTACTGGCTAGTCTGACTCCAAGGGATATCCTCTGTGAAGTCGACATAAGGGGCTTAGGTGCCGGTAAATATCGGTTGCCGGTAAAGGTCGTTCTTCCTGGGGTTATCAGGTTAAACTACGTGAAACCAGCGCATGTAGAGATATCTCTGCTTCGTTACGGGGAAAGGGTTTTGCCGGTACATATATCGATCCCTGGAGGATTGCCCTCAGGGTTGCTTATGGATAGCGTGGAGATTTCACCTGAGGAAATATCGATAAAAGGACCGGAGGATCAGCTTGCTACGGTGGAGGATGTCGTCGTACAGCCCACTATTGAAGAACTTCAAAAAGGTGAAAGGTTGATTTTACCGGTGAAGCTGATAAAATCGGACGGGACTTTTGCGTCTCTGTCGACGGAGCCCCAAACGGTGGAACTGACGGCGGTTCTCAGGAAGGGTTTACCGAGAAAAAGGGTTCCAATTCAGGTTCCCCTCTCCGGTAAGCCTGACTCTAACTATGAAGTAGCCTCCGTCGCTGTATCCCCTTCTTTTGTGGAAATAGAGGGATCGGAAAAAACTCTTAAACAGGTGGAGCAACTGGAAACCGAGACTATCGATCTGACCGATTTCAAACAGGGCAGATCTATGGTCGTGCCTTTAAGGACAAAGCTACCTGAAGGGGTTCAGCTTTTAGGGGAATCGTCGATCTCGGTGAACGTTACTCTTAAACCTAGGACTTCAACCAGGCTTTTCTCCAAGTTGAAGGTAGAAACTAGAGGTCGAAGCGTCTATCCTGGGTGGACCGTCTATCCTGAAACGGTGGATATCCAGGTAGAGGGACCGGCAGGTATTATGGAGGGCATCGATGGTGTAGAGGCTCCTATAGCGGTGTACGTGGACGTCACTAATATCGTATCCAGACAGCTGAGGGTCCCTGTCACCGTAAGGTCGGAGATAAAAGACCTTAAAGTTATAAAGGTTAACCCTGAAAAGGTTACAGTTAGGGCCAAAATTGAGTGATGAGGGAGGATGAAATATGAGTGATGTAGCGGGGAAAAAGCGCTGCCTCTTCGGCACCGATGGTGTTAGAGATATTGCCAATA
The uncultured Dethiosulfovibrio sp. genome window above contains:
- a CDS encoding 1-phosphofructokinase family hexose kinase, giving the protein MIVTVTLNPAVDEGYVVEDFSPGGWFRARSSQKSPGGKGINVSLLLDQLGHESAAMGFLAGFSGDYIRDALRRRRITTNFVHVPGDTRSNVYVLDRLGKVETGISETGPFIPPDALSRFMANYRRMLSRASTVVLGGSIPPGVPQDIYRDLISMAKELGITTFVDAAGPAFMAAIDAGPSFAKVDRRFMSKLAGKSLFSLDNLIEAVTDVHVHGAGWAVSSYHIYGDLFFTPEGIYLATMADRRDVVSMFSAGDALVAGLVVANEEGMEVEEAIRFSMACAMEDAAHLEKGVGSREDVLSYMDKVDLEKIR
- the fliS gene encoding flagellar export chaperone FliS codes for the protein MEQKNQDAQLAYQITRIRTASREQLLLITYDIAIRFCLTAENSLGKSDLEETHVSLIKAQNAVRELSVSLNPEIGGEVVENLKGLYDFMHRSLVEANVEKKPEKIAMVRSMLEELRDTWKEAGEKLRKEALAESDPEPVAAGGGISFAG
- the flgN gene encoding flagellar export chaperone FlgN, translated to MRDKVRLKVSELLSSELELYRELEAQVDLEIKAIDADDMDLLLKILQDKQSIISRQEMLMEKWADVSRDLGVSQGREEPVFWRALASMVGDEGYEDLKEKVRLLQNIVSSTLKSEELAQSNMGAKVSELRKRMSRVADGKKAVRGYMGSI
- a CDS encoding M48 family metallopeptidase, whose translation is MIIMRFKKMAETAIFLLFVLFCSPSWGDELSREIALGNKVASQIESNWSIVSDPVKVARVEMVFNRLLPYVSRSLPYEVKIVDLEMINAFCIPGGRIYVTTGLLDFVRSDGELAAILGHELAHADKNHVMIQAERSKRLSLATLAIIIASQGQAAAAMMAGIAQIAVTNGYSRDLEREADLLGVSMVWKAGYPPAASLTVMEGLAEDQMKRPYTDPGIFMSHPRIQERIEFIRQVIKDNRWPLSRKKALKSLIPSVEEDNGRFYLSLDRNVIWTSSDPESSELFYGISEVLERHLELETSPHDLEVVQVRGSETLVLSGRKVAQEPLPDGLSLMVLRDNIVKALTEAKRKNPVAEYLN
- the dnaX gene encoding DNA polymerase III subunit gamma/tau: MYLSLYRRYRPQSFGDVTGQDRAVSVISQAVKKGNVGHAYLFSGPRGCGKTTVARIFAKAVNCENPSGDGEPCNVCKSCVSITEGNCLDVVEIDGASNNRVDEIRDLKSHVGLASFSCPWKVYIVDEVHMLSIGAFNALLKTLEEPPESVLFILATTEPFKVPVTIRSRCQHIPFHSIAMEDMVKRISLVAISEGLECQDEAIWEIARQADGGLRDGLSLLEQAMALSDGELSLASVEKLTGGGSHGELCRWVKGFSPEMGSDSLVGLDDMFLRGASVERVLSGLYRIFRDLWIVSRWGDKGLGALNPSPWEKDFIKETVSRWDEGFFRDMMDLCGSLIPQCRRGLRKDVFSGMMVSAMIPSSPHRKVSKADVPKVDDKNDVYIKPEVLPASAPVADPEWDPSKTPPLFSHFGDIPHIVSALAFCSISRDNSIYKVHVPDGRPYSFEMLSVDRTAYMLQSALADEGWEGALSLVWKDRVRNFPSLSSINSPDLPVSTGDDQNSDGDPYEEDSEEEGPIQEERGILRALKMVRSQVSGEVLYFRKDEEADREDDVEVE
- the dnaE gene encoding DNA polymerase III subunit alpha codes for the protein MSNERNFVHLHLHTEYSLLDGAIRCKEVAQRAAKWGMPAVGISDHGVMYGVVEFYQACKDAGVKPIIGCELYVATGGITERSRENTMSHLLLIAETNQGYHNLVKLVSIANTDGFYYKPRVDHALLAKYSEGIIACSACLGGEIPQLILQGDREKALERAVMYRDIFGKDNFFLEIQNNSIPQQAIVNKTLIEMAREEGFPLVATNDAHYMDEEDYDWHEILLCVGTNATMDDPKRLSFETNDFYFRSAKEMWEFFGDDAPDALENTLKIAERCDVTFELGTRDYHLPKFDIPEGETLETALEKAAFAGLEERLKGEPIPEDYVKRLEYEISVINQMGFPGYFLIIADVIQACKDRGIPIGPGRGSAAGSLVAYSMKITELDPIKYGLIFERFLNPERVTMPDIDTDVSDKGREDLLKYVVEKYGVENVSQIITFGRMKTKAAIKDVGRAMGIPYAEVDKVAKLVPDGVKSIEDAISLTPELKGIRDSDHKMRTLLESASKIEGLARHCSQHAAGVVITPMPLTDLVPVRKIGENQVVTQFSMDPVERLGLVKMDFLGLQTLSILEEALENIKANGKEVPDINDLPMNDEATYKMLQNGDTLGVFQLESPGMRRLLKKMLPDCFEDLIAVLALYRPGPLESGMVDQYVECKHGRSTAHYFHPVLEDVLRETYGVILYQEQVMKCASSLAGYTLGGADLLRRAMGKKKVEVMNEQRAIFLEGAASQGVDRSKADEIFDIIQKFAGYGFNKSHSAAYALISYQTAYLKAHFDREFMAAYLTSQIGAKKDVMAAYVREVRKAGMPVLPPDINQSRSAFTAAGPVIRFGLEAVGKVGGNAVEAVVRARKEGGPFSSLWDFLDRVDIHCINKGVMENLIKSGAFDSISPNRKQLMESFPSMMDYSLKKNCDGDQCSLFGEGEVGIPEMVEVDDYDLQEKLEMEKESIGMYISGHPFERHQSQASPYVNCTISDLEHWRSDRVLPCFAGLLVGVSEKYTKRGDPMGILRFEDCDGEIEVVCFPKPREGKPWLDVKPSLLSGKPYIVRGAVQDRGGVNILANDIVPLDGDLEKKHRYVEISLREEAFHGGVFRDFMRVLKGHPGNSSVLLKLEGDHERALVALEDVKVKPGKALQVGLEGLLSDMVSLRC